One genomic window of Microbacterium testaceum StLB037 includes the following:
- the fdxA gene encoding ferredoxin: MTYVIALPCVDVKDRACIDECPVDCIYEGERSLYIHPDECVDCGACEPVCPVEAIYYEDDLPEEWSDYYKANVEFFDDIGSPGGAAKVGVIAKDHPVITALPPQSH; encoded by the coding sequence GTGACTTACGTGATCGCCCTCCCGTGTGTCGATGTCAAAGACCGCGCCTGCATCGACGAGTGTCCGGTCGACTGCATCTACGAAGGCGAGCGGTCGCTCTACATCCACCCCGACGAATGCGTCGACTGCGGTGCGTGCGAGCCCGTCTGCCCGGTCGAGGCGATCTACTACGAAGACGACCTCCCGGAAGAGTGGTCCGACTACTACAAGGCCAACGTCGAGTTCTTCGACGACATCGGTTCTCCCGGCGGTGCGGCCAAGGTCGGCGTGATCGCGAAGGATCACCCCGTCATCACCGCGCTTCCCCCGCAGAGCCACTGA
- the dapC gene encoding succinyldiaminopimelate transaminase, which yields MGVADLADYPWDAVAPYAERARRHPAGIVDLSIGSPVDPTPAVVAEALADATDAHAYPATAGTPALREAIVDWYARRRGVPGLTRANVLPTVGSKELVALLPLLLGLGPGDAVVHPRAAYPTYEIGARLVGAEPVASDDPSEWPENTKLVWVNSPGNPDGRVLSVAEMTDAVTRARALGAVLASDECYAELGWDAPWDTERVPSVLDPAVVGDDLSGVLSVYSLSKQSNLAGYRAAFLAGDEQLVARLLTGRKHLGLMPPAPVQRAMTVALGDDAHVVEQRERYARRRAVLQPAVEAAGFTVDRSEAGLYLWATEGRDAWESVGRLADLGILVGPGHFYGTHFPNHVRFSLTATDERIAAAAERLTL from the coding sequence GTGGGCGTCGCCGACCTCGCCGACTACCCCTGGGACGCCGTCGCCCCGTACGCGGAGCGCGCCCGGCGTCACCCCGCCGGCATCGTCGACCTGTCGATCGGCTCGCCCGTCGACCCCACGCCCGCCGTCGTCGCCGAGGCGCTCGCTGACGCGACCGACGCCCACGCCTACCCGGCGACCGCCGGCACCCCCGCACTGCGCGAAGCCATCGTCGACTGGTACGCCCGTCGCCGCGGTGTCCCCGGCCTGACGCGGGCGAACGTGCTGCCCACCGTGGGGTCGAAGGAACTGGTGGCGCTTCTGCCGCTGCTCCTGGGTCTCGGCCCCGGCGATGCCGTGGTGCATCCCCGCGCCGCGTACCCGACCTACGAGATCGGTGCTCGTCTCGTGGGCGCGGAGCCGGTGGCATCCGATGATCCGTCCGAGTGGCCGGAGAACACCAAGCTCGTGTGGGTCAACTCGCCCGGGAACCCGGACGGCCGGGTGCTCTCGGTCGCCGAGATGACGGATGCCGTCACCCGGGCGCGTGCGCTCGGAGCCGTTCTCGCGTCCGACGAGTGCTACGCCGAACTGGGGTGGGACGCCCCGTGGGACACCGAGCGCGTGCCGAGCGTGCTGGATCCGGCCGTCGTCGGCGACGACCTGTCGGGCGTGTTGTCGGTGTACTCGCTCAGCAAGCAGTCGAACCTCGCGGGCTACCGCGCGGCGTTCCTGGCGGGCGACGAGCAGCTCGTCGCGCGGCTTCTGACCGGCCGCAAGCACCTCGGACTCATGCCGCCCGCGCCCGTGCAGCGCGCGATGACCGTGGCCCTGGGTGACGACGCGCACGTGGTCGAGCAGCGCGAGCGGTACGCCCGCCGTCGCGCCGTCCTCCAACCCGCCGTCGAGGCGGCCGGATTCACGGTCGACCGCAGCGAAGCGGGCCTCTATCTCTGGGCCACCGAGGGGCGCGATGCGTGGGAGAGCGTGGGGCGTCTGGCCGATCTCGGCATCCTGGTCGGACCCGGGCATTTCTACGGGACGCACTTCCCGAACCACGTGCGGTTCTCGCTGACGGCGACCGATGAGCGGATCGCCGCCGCCGCCGAGCGACTGACGCTCTGA
- a CDS encoding ABC transporter ATP-binding protein → MSTALPLASAREVARELRRSLPGGWWRVPGLVLVVLAAAIAGVVGPLALGVIVDAIGAGDDAPHLAVVLAAVMAGAVVVGAALTAVGMVAASRLCETALADLRERMVDTALHLPPSRVERAGTGDLVARAGDDVAEVSDAVPRVVPALVGAAFTIVVTLVGMAVIDPWYALALVGVTPLHVVAVRRYLRSAPAVYAAERTAMSERAQHLLDALRGLETVRAYSAESSHLARIAGASWSVVRWSMRARGIQNLFFARLNAAEFLGMAGLLTVGFVLVANGHGTVGGTTAAMLLFLRLFGPINQLLFVVDDLQSALASLSRIVGVICSAAPAPSALRPAADDVHLRDVTHAYETGHPVLHDVSIQLGTGTTVAGVGASGAGKSTLAAIAAGVHEPLAGVVHRPASVALVTQDVHVFDATLRDNLTLAAPDASDDDIHRALSRVSADGVVARLPRGLDEPVGASGTALSAAEAQHLALARVILADPAFVVLDEATAEAGSTEAGRLEDAALAAVEGRTALVVAHRLSQAAAADRVVLLEAGRVREEGTHDDLRAAGGSYARLWEAWSRST, encoded by the coding sequence ATGAGCACCGCTCTTCCGCTCGCATCGGCTCGCGAGGTCGCGCGCGAGCTCCGCCGGTCTCTGCCGGGCGGATGGTGGCGCGTACCGGGGCTCGTCCTCGTGGTGCTGGCCGCGGCGATCGCCGGTGTCGTCGGCCCCCTCGCCCTCGGCGTCATCGTCGACGCGATCGGGGCCGGGGACGACGCCCCTCACCTCGCCGTCGTCCTCGCGGCGGTGATGGCCGGTGCCGTCGTGGTCGGGGCCGCGCTCACCGCCGTCGGCATGGTCGCCGCGTCCCGCCTGTGCGAAACCGCCCTCGCGGATCTGCGCGAACGCATGGTCGACACCGCGCTGCATCTGCCGCCGTCGCGCGTGGAGCGCGCGGGAACGGGCGATCTCGTCGCGCGCGCGGGCGACGACGTCGCGGAGGTGTCGGATGCCGTTCCGCGTGTGGTTCCCGCCCTCGTCGGGGCCGCATTCACGATCGTCGTGACCCTCGTCGGCATGGCCGTCATCGACCCCTGGTACGCCCTCGCTCTCGTCGGCGTCACGCCGCTGCATGTGGTCGCCGTCCGTCGCTACCTGCGCTCGGCTCCCGCCGTCTACGCGGCGGAGCGGACCGCGATGTCCGAGCGGGCTCAACACCTCCTCGACGCCCTGCGCGGGCTCGAAACCGTTCGCGCATACTCCGCGGAGTCGTCCCACCTCGCGCGGATCGCGGGGGCGTCCTGGAGCGTCGTCCGCTGGAGCATGCGGGCGCGCGGCATCCAGAACCTCTTCTTCGCGCGGCTCAACGCGGCCGAGTTCCTCGGCATGGCGGGTCTGCTCACGGTCGGCTTCGTCCTCGTGGCGAACGGACACGGAACGGTCGGTGGCACGACGGCCGCGATGCTGCTGTTCCTGCGCCTCTTCGGCCCCATCAATCAACTGCTGTTCGTCGTCGACGACCTGCAGTCCGCTCTCGCCTCGCTCTCGCGGATCGTCGGGGTCATCTGTTCCGCAGCACCCGCGCCTTCGGCGCTGCGACCGGCAGCCGACGACGTTCACCTGCGCGACGTCACCCACGCGTACGAAACGGGCCACCCCGTCCTGCACGACGTGTCGATCCAACTCGGAACGGGCACCACCGTGGCCGGTGTGGGGGCATCCGGTGCCGGCAAATCCACCCTCGCCGCCATCGCCGCGGGCGTGCACGAACCGCTCGCGGGGGTCGTGCACCGGCCGGCATCCGTCGCGCTCGTCACGCAAGACGTGCACGTCTTCGACGCCACCCTGCGCGACAACCTGACACTCGCGGCCCCGGACGCGAGCGACGACGACATCCACCGAGCGCTGTCACGGGTGAGCGCCGACGGCGTCGTCGCGCGCCTCCCGCGGGGCCTCGACGAACCCGTCGGCGCCTCGGGCACCGCCCTGTCCGCCGCGGAGGCGCAGCATCTCGCCCTCGCGCGCGTGATCCTCGCCGACCCCGCGTTCGTCGTCCTCGATGAAGCCACGGCCGAGGCGGGCTCGACCGAAGCGGGTCGTCTTGAGGATGCCGCTCTGGCCGCCGTCGAGGGACGCACCGCGCTCGTCGTGGCGCACCGCCTGAGCCAGGCGGCCGCCGCCGACCGCGTCGTCCTCCTCGAGGCCGGGCGCGTGCGCGAGGAGGGCACGCACGATGACCTGCGCGCCGCAGGCGGCTCCTACGCGCGGCTGTGGGAGGCGTGGAGCCGGTCGACCTGA
- a CDS encoding ABC transporter transmembrane domain-containing protein — translation MKMLLQAPAEPVPTREIPITAATTPRRLALRVMGASPRYTVPAAVLSVTHQLGEALVPIIMGLAIERAVTTGDPGQLALWLGVLAADFLALSFSWRFGSRFAELGMLAVQHRLRTTVSAHLLHRRPGPGRPSDQPGVALSIATSDANRLSEAVEIGVYPVGQLAAVLFGGAVLLTISWPLGLAVLLGAPLLLWLTERAGRRLRERSGQEQEAAATAAGRAADLLSGYRVIRGIGAEVEASRRYRRASRAALADTVRARRAEGVFGGAMSIVTGLFLTAVAVVAAILTLSGTLGLGEFIAIVGLAQFLLDPLEALALYTGAWWASATASAARVLDLLRDAEPLAAVADDTPAPVDLPEVQPEQFVVVACDGARAADVLAALRARHPEALHAPHAAHLFTGSVTENVRSTERDADTLAAALYAAACDELAEVLPHGLASRVGENGTALSGGQRQRVALARALAHDPELLVLHDPTTAVDAVTESRIAERVHEARLHRRTVVITRSPAFAAVADRVVRIADGGRS, via the coding sequence ATGAAGATGCTGCTGCAGGCTCCCGCCGAGCCGGTGCCCACGCGCGAGATCCCGATCACCGCCGCGACGACGCCCCGCCGTCTCGCACTGCGGGTGATGGGCGCCTCACCGCGGTACACCGTCCCCGCCGCGGTCCTGTCGGTCACACACCAGCTGGGCGAGGCGCTGGTGCCGATCATCATGGGACTCGCGATCGAGCGTGCGGTGACGACCGGCGACCCGGGCCAGCTCGCGCTGTGGCTGGGCGTCCTGGCGGCGGACTTCCTCGCACTGTCGTTTTCGTGGCGCTTCGGCTCTCGGTTCGCCGAGCTCGGCATGCTGGCTGTGCAGCATCGCCTTCGCACGACCGTGTCCGCGCACCTGCTGCACCGCCGGCCGGGCCCGGGACGCCCCTCGGACCAGCCCGGCGTCGCCCTCTCCATCGCGACATCCGACGCCAATCGCCTGTCGGAGGCCGTCGAGATCGGCGTCTACCCCGTGGGCCAACTCGCCGCCGTCCTGTTCGGCGGCGCCGTGCTCCTGACGATCTCCTGGCCCCTCGGGCTCGCCGTGCTTCTCGGGGCACCCCTGCTGCTCTGGCTCACCGAGCGCGCGGGCCGCCGCCTGCGGGAACGCAGTGGGCAGGAGCAGGAGGCCGCCGCGACCGCGGCCGGCCGGGCGGCCGACCTCCTGAGCGGCTACCGCGTGATCCGCGGCATCGGCGCCGAGGTCGAGGCGAGCCGCCGATACCGCCGCGCGAGCCGCGCCGCGCTCGCCGACACCGTGCGCGCCCGACGCGCGGAGGGCGTGTTCGGCGGAGCCATGAGCATCGTCACGGGCCTCTTCCTCACCGCCGTCGCCGTCGTCGCCGCGATCCTCACACTGTCGGGCACGCTCGGACTCGGCGAATTCATCGCGATCGTGGGTCTCGCCCAGTTCCTCCTCGACCCCCTCGAAGCTCTCGCGCTGTACACGGGAGCGTGGTGGGCGTCCGCGACCGCCTCCGCCGCGCGCGTCCTCGACCTTCTCCGCGACGCGGAGCCGCTCGCGGCCGTCGCGGACGACACCCCTGCCCCGGTCGACCTCCCCGAGGTTCAGCCGGAACAGTTCGTCGTCGTGGCGTGCGACGGCGCGCGCGCGGCCGATGTTCTCGCGGCGCTGCGCGCGCGGCATCCGGAGGCCTTGCATGCCCCGCACGCGGCCCACCTGTTCACCGGCAGCGTGACGGAGAACGTCCGCTCCACCGAGCGGGATGCCGACACGCTCGCCGCCGCCCTGTACGCCGCCGCGTGCGACGAGCTCGCCGAGGTGCTCCCCCACGGCCTCGCGAGCCGCGTCGGCGAGAACGGGACGGCCCTCTCGGGGGGTCAGCGCCAACGCGTCGCCCTCGCGCGGGCGCTCGCACACGACCCCGAACTCCTCGTGCTGCACGACCCCACCACCGCTGTCGATGCGGTCACCGAGTCGCGGATCGCCGAACGGGTGCACGAGGCCCGGCTCCATCGGCGGACCGTCGTGATCACCCGCTCCCCCGCGTTCGCCGCGGTGGCCGACCGCGTCGTGCGGATCGCGGACGGAGGACGATCATGA
- a CDS encoding ABC transporter ATP-binding protein: MTAPARLAATDLTIGYDRRVISEGLSVGIPDGSFTVIVGANASGKSTLLRALARLLTPSAGTVRLDDRPLGDYPPKELARTVGLLPQTSLAPDGITVIDLVARGRYPHQGFLRQWSVQDEAAVTAAMDATGTADLSGRLVSELSGGQRQRVWVAMSLAQETPILLLDEPTTFLDIAHQIELMELLTDLNAQGRTLVAVLHDLNQAARYGSHLIAVKDGRIVAEGAPADIVTAEMVEEVFGLRCVVTPDPVSGTPAVSALGRARTAHG; this comes from the coding sequence ATGACCGCTCCCGCCCGCCTCGCCGCCACGGATCTCACGATCGGTTACGACCGCCGTGTCATCTCGGAGGGCCTCTCGGTCGGCATCCCCGACGGGTCGTTCACCGTGATCGTCGGGGCGAACGCGAGCGGCAAGTCCACGCTGCTCCGTGCCCTCGCGCGCCTGCTGACGCCCAGCGCCGGGACCGTACGGCTCGACGACCGGCCGCTCGGCGACTACCCGCCGAAGGAACTGGCGCGCACGGTGGGGCTCCTCCCGCAGACCTCGCTCGCCCCCGACGGCATCACGGTCATCGACCTGGTCGCGCGGGGACGGTACCCGCACCAGGGCTTCCTCCGGCAGTGGTCCGTTCAGGACGAAGCGGCGGTGACGGCGGCGATGGATGCCACGGGCACGGCCGACCTGTCCGGCCGTCTCGTCTCGGAGCTCTCGGGCGGTCAGCGCCAGCGCGTGTGGGTCGCGATGTCGCTCGCTCAGGAGACGCCCATCCTCCTGCTCGACGAACCGACGACGTTCCTCGACATCGCGCACCAGATCGAGCTGATGGAACTGCTCACCGACCTCAACGCACAGGGCCGCACGCTCGTGGCCGTACTCCACGACCTGAACCAGGCCGCCCGCTATGGCAGCCACCTCATCGCCGTGAAGGACGGACGCATCGTCGCCGAGGGTGCACCCGCCGACATCGTCACGGCTGAGATGGTCGAGGAGGTCTTCGGTCTGCGGTGCGTGGTCACCCCGGATCCCGTGTCGGGAACCCCCGCCGTCTCGGCCCTCGGGCGGGCGCGGACGGCCCACGGATGA
- a CDS encoding FecCD family ABC transporter permease — protein MTVATGPRTAVVRRGRLSVRFRVRTLVTGAAIAVTLAALAILALCLGDLPLTPAQVAGALLGTDGGFTATVVREWRLPRVLGAVVFGVALGISGAVFQSLTRNPLASPDIIGLSAGSYAGGLGAILLLGASAGSVPVSAGAVAGGLVSAALVYVLAYRRGIQGFRLIVVGIGISAMLQALSTYLLLRAKVEVAMVAAVWGAGSLSPVGWAQFLPAAGVVVLALVALGAFSRALSRLELGDDAARALGIRVERARLGLVVCAVALTAVVTAAAGPIAFVALAAPQIARRLTRTAGIALVPAGLIGAVVLTASDIVAQHVLPTPLPVGLVTVVVGGIYLVWLLIHETRRRA, from the coding sequence GTGACCGTCGCGACCGGTCCGCGCACCGCCGTCGTCCGCCGGGGGAGACTGTCGGTCCGTTTCCGGGTGCGCACGCTCGTCACCGGCGCGGCCATCGCCGTGACCCTGGCCGCCCTCGCGATCCTCGCCCTGTGTCTCGGCGATCTCCCCCTCACCCCCGCCCAGGTGGCCGGAGCCCTCCTCGGCACCGACGGCGGGTTCACCGCGACCGTGGTGCGCGAGTGGCGACTGCCGCGCGTGCTCGGCGCCGTGGTCTTCGGCGTCGCCCTCGGCATCTCGGGCGCCGTGTTCCAGTCGCTCACCCGCAATCCGCTCGCCAGCCCCGACATCATCGGGCTGTCCGCGGGTTCCTACGCGGGCGGTCTCGGCGCGATCCTTCTCCTCGGTGCGTCCGCGGGGAGCGTCCCCGTGTCGGCCGGCGCGGTGGCCGGGGGCCTCGTCTCCGCGGCCCTGGTGTACGTGCTGGCCTATCGTCGTGGCATCCAGGGATTCCGCCTCATCGTGGTCGGGATCGGGATCTCCGCGATGCTCCAGGCCCTCAGCACCTATCTGCTGCTGCGCGCGAAGGTCGAGGTCGCGATGGTCGCGGCCGTGTGGGGAGCGGGGTCGCTCTCTCCGGTCGGCTGGGCGCAGTTCCTGCCCGCCGCCGGGGTCGTCGTCCTCGCCCTCGTCGCGCTCGGTGCGTTCTCGCGCGCCCTGTCGCGCCTCGAGCTCGGCGATGACGCGGCGCGGGCGCTCGGCATCCGTGTCGAGAGGGCGCGACTTGGTCTCGTCGTCTGCGCCGTGGCTCTCACCGCCGTCGTCACCGCGGCCGCGGGTCCGATCGCGTTCGTCGCGCTCGCCGCTCCGCAGATCGCTCGCCGGCTCACCCGCACCGCGGGCATCGCGCTCGTCCCGGCGGGGCTCATCGGCGCAGTCGTGCTGACGGCATCCGACATCGTCGCCCAGCACGTGCTGCCCACTCCCCTGCCCGTCGGACTCGTCACGGTCGTCGTGGGCGGGATCTACCTCGTCTGGCTCCTCATCCACGAAACCCGGAGACGCGCATGA
- a CDS encoding FecCD family ABC transporter permease, with translation MISALSVASRPGARRDRPSSPARRRRAAGLAFAVVALAASAALSIAVGSNALSPADVWHALAAPSGTLTDQIVLDLRVPRTVAGIVVGVALGLAGALIQAFTRNPLGDPGILGVDAGAALFVAIGVVLGAVSAAQFLPWAFGGALLVTVVVTAIGGAGRGGPDPARLTLAGVAVGAVLLGITSAMMLLDPVTFARLRGWNAGSFVERGWDVILPTLPFVGAGMVVALACARSLNSLGLGDELASSLGTRLVRTRVLSIVAITVLAGSATAIAGPVAFVGLMAPHVARWIVGPDQRWILPYTMVIAPVVMLLSDVVGRVVLWPSEVPVGIVTAFVGAPVLIVLVRRARASSL, from the coding sequence GTGATCTCTGCCCTCTCGGTCGCGTCGCGCCCCGGCGCGCGGCGCGACCGCCCCTCCTCCCCCGCCCGGCGTCGGCGGGCCGCGGGACTCGCCTTTGCCGTCGTCGCTCTCGCGGCGAGCGCGGCACTCAGCATCGCCGTCGGGTCGAACGCCCTCAGCCCGGCAGACGTGTGGCACGCCCTCGCGGCTCCCTCGGGAACGCTCACCGATCAGATCGTGCTCGACCTCCGCGTTCCCCGGACGGTCGCCGGGATCGTCGTGGGGGTCGCGCTCGGGCTCGCGGGTGCCCTCATTCAGGCGTTCACCCGCAACCCGCTGGGCGACCCGGGAATCCTCGGAGTGGATGCCGGGGCCGCGCTCTTCGTCGCGATCGGCGTCGTGCTGGGTGCCGTCTCCGCCGCGCAGTTCCTGCCGTGGGCCTTCGGCGGCGCGTTGCTCGTGACGGTGGTCGTGACCGCAATCGGCGGGGCCGGTCGAGGGGGACCCGATCCGGCGCGCCTCACCCTGGCCGGCGTCGCGGTCGGTGCCGTCCTGCTGGGCATCACGAGCGCCATGATGCTGCTGGACCCCGTTACCTTCGCCCGCCTGCGCGGGTGGAACGCGGGCTCGTTCGTGGAGCGCGGATGGGATGTCATCCTGCCCACCCTGCCGTTCGTCGGCGCGGGCATGGTCGTGGCGCTGGCGTGCGCACGGTCCTTGAACTCCCTGGGTCTCGGCGACGAGCTCGCGTCCTCTCTCGGGACCCGGCTCGTGCGCACGCGTGTGCTCTCGATCGTCGCGATCACGGTGTTGGCCGGTTCGGCCACGGCGATCGCGGGGCCGGTCGCCTTCGTCGGCCTCATGGCCCCGCACGTCGCTCGGTGGATCGTCGGCCCCGACCAGCGCTGGATCCTTCCCTACACGATGGTGATCGCCCCGGTCGTGATGCTGCTCTCCGACGTCGTCGGCCGCGTGGTGTTGTGGCCGAGCGAGGTGCCCGTGGGCATCGTCACGGCGTTCGTGGGCGCACCCGTCCTGATCGTCCTGGTACGGCGCGCGAGAGCGAGCAGCCTGTGA
- a CDS encoding ABC transporter substrate-binding protein, producing MPRSLHRSRPARLAALGTVLAVTAALLAGCGGTATAVAENATYSTEPSDTFPVTVTHQFGETTVAAEPQRVVVVGLTEQDILLELGTPPIATTEWYGEQPYAVWPWATDLLNGAEPTVLSATDGFEFEKIASLEPDLIVGTNANMTADDYTKLSAIAPTIASVPGAERYFSDWKGQTRQIAQAMGRSTEGEKLITGIEEQYAAAAAAHPEFAGKTASFSQGGPWEGSIYVYPDGLNTDFLTDLGFVITPGLEKYVQQEGAQALISGETMSLIDADVIVFATESAESLPDLLDFGTTRSLSAVTGGRAVYTDAELAGAIYFLTPLSQKYVIDHLVPRLEKAVAGTSPQSVEG from the coding sequence ATGCCCAGATCCCTCCACCGCTCCCGCCCCGCGCGCCTCGCCGCGCTCGGCACCGTCCTTGCCGTCACCGCCGCCCTGCTCGCGGGCTGCGGCGGCACCGCCACGGCCGTCGCCGAGAACGCGACCTATTCGACCGAGCCGAGCGACACGTTCCCCGTCACCGTGACCCACCAGTTCGGCGAGACCACCGTGGCGGCCGAGCCGCAGCGCGTCGTCGTGGTCGGCCTCACCGAGCAGGACATCCTGCTCGAGCTCGGCACGCCCCCGATCGCGACGACCGAGTGGTACGGCGAGCAGCCGTACGCCGTCTGGCCGTGGGCGACCGACCTGCTCAACGGCGCCGAGCCCACCGTCCTCTCGGCCACCGACGGCTTCGAGTTCGAGAAGATCGCCTCGCTCGAGCCGGACCTCATCGTGGGGACGAACGCCAACATGACCGCCGACGACTACACGAAGCTCAGCGCGATCGCTCCGACGATCGCGAGCGTCCCCGGTGCCGAGCGCTACTTCTCGGACTGGAAGGGCCAGACCCGTCAGATCGCGCAGGCGATGGGACGCAGCACCGAGGGCGAGAAGCTCATCACCGGCATCGAGGAGCAGTACGCGGCCGCCGCGGCGGCGCACCCGGAGTTCGCGGGGAAGACGGCGTCCTTCTCGCAGGGCGGTCCCTGGGAGGGCAGCATCTACGTGTACCCGGACGGGTTGAACACCGACTTCCTGACGGACCTCGGCTTCGTCATCACCCCCGGTCTGGAGAAGTACGTCCAGCAGGAGGGCGCACAGGCGCTCATCTCGGGCGAGACCATGTCGCTCATCGACGCGGACGTCATCGTCTTCGCCACCGAGAGCGCCGAGTCGCTGCCCGACCTCCTCGACTTCGGCACGACGCGATCGCTGTCGGCGGTCACCGGTGGACGCGCGGTGTACACGGATGCCGAACTCGCCGGCGCGATCTACTTCCTCACGCCGCTCAGCCAGAAGTACGTCATCGATCACCTCGTGCCGCGTCTGGAGAAGGCGGTCGCGGGGACGTCCCCGCAGAGCGTCGAGGGCTGA
- a CDS encoding helix-turn-helix transcriptional regulator produces the protein MLIEDTVMSRGEHSDHVDAADSEPRVRQWTFAEFAVTSTLVDGGSGFDLHRHEEDQLAWMASGSMEVSVGTDRWHLRRDHAAWIPTGVLHEMRFTEPGELVSAYVDQRHRPSPAGWSRARVLALDPLGGALLRYLAAGGRSERRRQESFALLSDLVAEAPVSREIVALPQDPRARAIAVALLAAPDDDRDLDAWAAQAGVSAKTIARAFVSDTGRTFREWRVRARLHVAVGLLLRGDPVHEVALAVGYDSVSSFISAFRARFGVTPAAYAGHHRRA, from the coding sequence GTGCTGATCGAGGACACGGTCATGTCGCGTGGCGAACACTCGGACCACGTGGATGCCGCCGACTCCGAGCCGCGTGTTCGCCAGTGGACATTCGCCGAGTTCGCCGTCACTTCGACACTCGTGGACGGCGGCAGCGGCTTCGATCTGCACCGGCACGAGGAGGATCAGCTCGCCTGGATGGCATCCGGATCCATGGAGGTGTCGGTCGGGACCGACCGCTGGCACCTCCGTCGCGATCACGCGGCATGGATCCCCACCGGGGTGCTGCATGAGATGCGGTTCACCGAGCCCGGCGAACTCGTCAGCGCCTATGTCGATCAACGGCATCGCCCGAGTCCAGCGGGGTGGAGTCGGGCGCGCGTGCTCGCCCTCGATCCGCTCGGCGGAGCGTTGCTGCGCTATCTCGCCGCCGGGGGCCGGTCCGAGAGGCGTCGGCAGGAGAGCTTCGCTCTGCTGAGCGATCTGGTCGCCGAAGCGCCCGTCTCCCGCGAGATCGTCGCGTTGCCGCAGGATCCGCGTGCCCGCGCGATCGCCGTCGCGCTCCTCGCCGCACCCGACGACGATCGCGATCTCGACGCGTGGGCGGCCCAGGCGGGTGTCAGTGCCAAGACCATCGCTCGTGCCTTCGTATCGGACACGGGGCGCACCTTCCGGGAGTGGAGGGTACGGGCGCGCCTGCATGTCGCGGTCGGCCTGCTCCTCCGAGGCGATCCCGTGCACGAGGTCGCGCTCGCGGTCGGCTACGACTCCGTCAGCAGCTTCATCTCCGCGTTCCGTGCTCGGTTCGGGGTGACCCCGGCGGCCTACGCCGGTCATCACCGACGCGCATGA